TTAAAACGGCGCTGCGAAAACTCCGCACCACTGATTCCAGACAGTTTTTGAGATCCATCTCCAGTCCGAGGTAGCCCACACGTTCCAATATAAACTCCGTGATGTAGTGGCGAAACCGGCCATCTATCCGATAATCTCCCGCCTCGACCTCCTCCATCAGCCAACGAGCCACCCGAGAATCCACACAAGGGCGGAATGGCTCCATGATATCGTAGGCCAGCGGGGTCGAGCGCTCACGCACCTCGTGGGAGATCCCGAGGGTCGGATCAAGTCCGCATGCCAGGAGCTTCTGTAGCGTAAGCGATAACAGGACGGCGTAGCCGAAGTTCAGCAGGTCATTGACCCCTCCCCCATCGCGCGCCCGTTTAAAATCCTTCAGGCCGAGTGCATCGGCAAAAATCCCCCAATAATATCTGGCACAGGTTCCCTCCTTTGATTGAGCCTTGCCGAGGGCTCGTTTTCTCAACACATCGAGTTTGGCATGTTCCGGGACCAAGAACTCAGCATACAGAGTCTGATTTAGACACTTCGCATCGAGTGTTTTGCGCCACAGCACATCCACTTTTTTACGTTCGAGCGACAGTGCCGCCTTGGTGAGCAGGGTATCGCTTGAGCGGTTAGCGGGTAAAAGCAGGCTGACAGGCTGAAACCGCTCACAGATGACAAGTGCAACTCCGTGCTTCGCTGCCTCCAACAGCAGATGGCTATGCAATTGAGCCGAAAAGCTGGTAATAACAATGGCGGCAACATCCTCCAGCGGAGCCTGCTTGGTCCTTCCATCTTCATCAATACAGGTCAACTGCCCCTGGCGGCAACTGATGCTGCAGCGCGGTGAGTCGATGTTGATAATGTGGTAGGACATATTCTCAACCCGAGTAATCCAGTTGGCAGATGGTAAATTTGTCCTTGATCAAGCTAGATAGCCGAACATCGCGTTTGATCCCTCCCCCCTTGCTCTGCATTCTCACAATATCTGGGAATGAAAGATCAACCAACAGTCCCTTCTTACTATCGTCCTTGATTGAACGTATTCTCCACGTCCCACAGAACCGACCAGCAGGAACCGTGATAGCATTTCCGTTTCGCAGTATCCTAGGCATATATCCCAGCTTCTCGCGGACTTCTCTTAGAGTTTTCCAGACTAAAGAATGCGTAAGGATTGCTGGCTCTGGATCCAGGATAATTCCATAATTCTCCTCTACAATAAGGCTGCCCTTGAGCCGGGCGAGCTTGCCTGTCCCATCGCGCGGGCTGAGCCCGTGCAGCTTGCTCTTCTTTTCTCTGGAGGTCTTGGGCTGGCGTTTTTTGTCAGCATCCCGCATGGCCATCCCCAGAACCATCTTTTCAGGGTCATCGGGGTCCTGATGCAGGACACGCCAAGTGTTCTGCTGGACTTTGAGGCCACGCATCGTCTTGGGGATATGCTGTACGACACGGCGCTCCATCAAGCACTCGGCTATCTGATTCTTTAGCTCCACAGGCAGGTCCGAGATTTCCCAATTACCGCCGGCAGAAAATGTGACGAACTGGCCGAGGCGTTTTTTGAACTCGTCACGCTCCGCATCGCTGCCGATACGGCGGCGGCTCATCAGCTCCCACAAGCGCCCGTCACGCGGAAAGAAGTAAGCAGCCAGGCCAAGAGTGACTGCATCTAGACCATGGTGCAGATGCGTGATCTCACGAATCGCGGTTTTATTCTGTCCTTCTGTTTCCGGGGAGACACGGGCTAGGCACCCGCTCAGATTCCAAGCTTTTCTCACGGCAGCGGTAACACTACCAGCCAGCATAACGACCTGCGGAATACGCGGGCCAAGCTTATCGCTTCTTTCAGTCAACTCATCGCGCGCCTGTAGTGCGGCCAGCTTGTTTAAATGACTGGTCTGCGTTAAATCCCTCCCGGTGAAGCCACTGTCGCCCTCCTGCTGGCTATTCTTTTTCCTACGCGCATCAAACTCGGGCATAAGCAGGAGCTGCTTACGGCGCCAGCGCCGCAGATCGTCGTCGATAAAGACAGCATTGCGATTCCCCCGCGGATCGCGCCCGGGTCTGAGCTTGTCAACACAGCGCTCGTAGTTGCTCAGAGATTGCAGTTGCAGGTCCGTGCCGGGAACTTTTTCGCACTCGTGCCCAGCCATAAAGGCCCATGCGATCTGTTGCCCCTTCATGCGGTTGACCTCCGGCCACGTAAGCACCAAGGAATCCAGTGAGTCACTCGGTCGCCAGGAGCGTGGGATGATGTGCTCCCGGTCCACCTGCAGCGTAACGATGTCATCGAAGCAATAATGCTTGCCGGTAAAAGGACAGGTCCAGTTCAGGTCTTGGGCAATGCGGACTTTCTTTATCAGTCCAGCGCTAATGGTATATCTCCCTCCGTACTTGGGTAGTTCTTTCTCAATGACCTGAACGGCCCTTTTATGGTCCGCAAGCTTGAGGCCAAGAAGCTGGGCTTTCTCCTTGGCCGTTTTGGCCGAAAACTCCTGCAAGTCACGAATAACCTCCAGCGTCACCTTCCCCACTCGCGTCACTTCGCCGCCCGCATAGTTGCGGACCAGGTCACGCAGCAGTCGCCGGAAGATCAGGAGGCGATGCCGCACCAGCGAATTATTCGTCTGCGCATCAATAGAGCGCTGAAGTTGCTGGGCTACTACCTCGGGCTTTTCCTCCAGGCAGCCTCCTTTGTCCTTCGGGTCGGGCTGGCCGGCGTCAAACACCGCCTCCCAGGCTTTCTGCATCAGATCGCGGGTGTAGGGAGCACGCCCGCTCGGACGATAGGCGACAATCGAAATGGCCTCGTCTATAAAACCATCCAGATCACGAGCATTTTTGCGCGCCCGCTTCTTGTACGCTTCGTAGGCGATGTTGATGGCATCGTCGAAATCCGACAGATCCACACCGTCCGCCGCCATGTTCTCTCGCCAGCGCTTCAAGCTGGAAGGCTTGCCTTTATACAACCATCCGGCAAAACGCTTGCGTTGCCTATCGGGCAACACGGCCCACACCGGTGCAACCCTCCCTGAGGAAACCGCGTGCTTCACAGGATCGAAGGTCAGGGCCCGCTCCATCTCAGGAGTCAGAAAAAGCGAGTCGGCATTGGCGGGCTCGGCTCCGGTGATCTCCCGCAGCGCCTTTTTCAGAGAGGTCTTGGTCAGGTAGCCGGATTCTTCCATCGCCGCATGCACATGCACGCGTTCTTCCGCACTCAAGCGACGCGAATCCTCCCCGGACTTGCCCTTCACACGCAAGTTACACAGGAGCATTCCCCACCGATAACGGTAGAACTCGCGACAATGCTTGGCCGGGACCTTTTCTGCGCTGATACGGCACAACGGGATGATCCGGTTATCAAATCGCGGCACCATCTGCCCGAAAAGCAGCCCCCCGTGAAAGCGTCCAGGCAAGCGGATGGACGGACAATCCACCGCCTTCCAGGCGTTTTCCGCATCCCCACACAAGCAGGTGACAAAGGCTTCATCGCAACCGTCCAGCTTTCCAATATGGGCACGCAGAATGCGCACAACCTCATCCCGTACGACCCGCCGCGGGAAGGCAGCATCGTTACCTTTAAAATAGGCCTCCAAAGCCGGAGCCCGCTTCGAGACGGGGTCCACACCGAGGAACGCACACACCGTCTCGGCCATCGTCATGGCCCCATGCTGCGCCATCAACCGGTTCGCATTTTCTTCCTTTTTGCTGTCCTCGTCCTGTTCCTTATCCGTCTTTGCCAGCGCCCAAAGCGCGTTTCCATCGTAGCCGCGATTATGCGCATACCAGCGGATGACATCCCACAGT
The genomic region above belongs to Ruficoccus amylovorans and contains:
- the cas9 gene encoding type II CRISPR RNA-guided endonuclease Cas9 (Cas9, originally named Csn1, is the large, multifunctional signature protein of type II CRISPR/Cas systems. It is well known even to general audiences because its RNA-guided endonuclease activity has made it a popular tool for custom editing of eukaryotic genomes.) → MNPVSFAFDIGHASLGWAAIEETGAMPQILGCGAVIFSPDDCQNHARAAFRRNRRNIAATRNRIKRLGRLLVHVGAFTEAQLRERMDQGRGHAFPWLLAAQVIRGYRQSLSWPELWDVIRWYAHNRGYDGNALWALAKTDKEQDEDSKKEENANRLMAQHGAMTMAETVCAFLGVDPVSKRAPALEAYFKGNDAAFPRRVVRDEVVRILRAHIGKLDGCDEAFVTCLCGDAENAWKAVDCPSIRLPGRFHGGLLFGQMVPRFDNRIIPLCRISAEKVPAKHCREFYRYRWGMLLCNLRVKGKSGEDSRRLSAEERVHVHAAMEESGYLTKTSLKKALREITGAEPANADSLFLTPEMERALTFDPVKHAVSSGRVAPVWAVLPDRQRKRFAGWLYKGKPSSLKRWRENMAADGVDLSDFDDAINIAYEAYKKRARKNARDLDGFIDEAISIVAYRPSGRAPYTRDLMQKAWEAVFDAGQPDPKDKGGCLEEKPEVVAQQLQRSIDAQTNNSLVRHRLLIFRRLLRDLVRNYAGGEVTRVGKVTLEVIRDLQEFSAKTAKEKAQLLGLKLADHKRAVQVIEKELPKYGGRYTISAGLIKKVRIAQDLNWTCPFTGKHYCFDDIVTLQVDREHIIPRSWRPSDSLDSLVLTWPEVNRMKGQQIAWAFMAGHECEKVPGTDLQLQSLSNYERCVDKLRPGRDPRGNRNAVFIDDDLRRWRRKQLLLMPEFDARRKKNSQQEGDSGFTGRDLTQTSHLNKLAALQARDELTERSDKLGPRIPQVVMLAGSVTAAVRKAWNLSGCLARVSPETEGQNKTAIREITHLHHGLDAVTLGLAAYFFPRDGRLWELMSRRRIGSDAERDEFKKRLGQFVTFSAGGNWEISDLPVELKNQIAECLMERRVVQHIPKTMRGLKVQQNTWRVLHQDPDDPEKMVLGMAMRDADKKRQPKTSREKKSKLHGLSPRDGTGKLARLKGSLIVEENYGIILDPEPAILTHSLVWKTLREVREKLGYMPRILRNGNAITVPAGRFCGTWRIRSIKDDSKKGLLVDLSFPDIVRMQSKGGGIKRDVRLSSLIKDKFTICQLDYSG
- the cas1 gene encoding type II CRISPR-associated endonuclease Cas1, translated to MSYHIINIDSPRCSISCRQGQLTCIDEDGRTKQAPLEDVAAIVITSFSAQLHSHLLLEAAKHGVALVICERFQPVSLLLPANRSSDTLLTKAALSLERKKVDVLWRKTLDAKCLNQTLYAEFLVPEHAKLDVLRKRALGKAQSKEGTCARYYWGIFADALGLKDFKRARDGGGVNDLLNFGYAVLLSLTLQKLLACGLDPTLGISHEVRERSTPLAYDIMEPFRPCVDSRVARWLMEEVEAGDYRIDGRFRHYITEFILERVGYLGLEMDLKNCLESVVRSFRSAVLTGQTRSYKPWTPSNSKWAG